The following proteins are co-located in the Trichormus variabilis 0441 genome:
- a CDS encoding aminotransferase class IV, with amino-acid sequence MFWYNGKLINSQTLELDIYDPGLLYGATIFTTLRIYGHSLDHSLTSWQAHCDRLHTSIRSFAWEQPDWNRIRQGAEILLTHFPVLRITIFPDGREWIIGRYLPQNLLEIQKYGVSCTIAEPEIYRSLPSHKTGNYLSAWMAKTYAAKLNSQEAILVNTAGNWLETTTGNLWGWQNGSWWTPPLTEGILPGIGRQQLIHWLQTHQQTVREEPWTSELVNGFEAIAYTNSVVEVIPIHTVYQPTESLQYDPYHPRLQKLRELFLA; translated from the coding sequence ATGTTCTGGTACAACGGTAAGCTAATTAATTCCCAAACCTTGGAGTTAGATATTTATGATCCTGGGTTACTTTATGGGGCAACTATTTTTACCACACTGCGAATTTATGGGCATTCTCTCGATCATAGTTTAACTAGTTGGCAGGCACACTGCGATCGCCTCCACACTTCCATTCGATCTTTCGCTTGGGAACAACCAGACTGGAACCGTATCCGCCAAGGTGCAGAAATACTGTTAACTCATTTCCCCGTTCTCAGAATCACTATTTTTCCTGATGGTAGGGAATGGATAATTGGCAGGTATTTACCCCAGAATTTATTAGAAATCCAAAAATATGGCGTATCTTGCACCATTGCTGAACCAGAAATATATCGTAGTTTGCCTTCTCATAAAACTGGTAACTATCTGAGTGCGTGGATGGCTAAAACTTATGCGGCAAAGTTAAACTCCCAAGAAGCAATTTTAGTGAATACAGCCGGAAATTGGCTAGAAACCACCACAGGCAACCTTTGGGGATGGCAAAATGGGAGTTGGTGGACACCACCTTTAACAGAGGGAATTTTACCGGGGATTGGACGACAGCAGCTAATCCACTGGCTGCAAACTCATCAACAAACGGTGCGGGAGGAGCCTTGGACATCTGAGCTAGTCAACGGTTTTGAAGCGATCGCCTACACTAATAGTGTGGTGGAAGTTATTCCCATACATACCGTTTACCAGCCCACAGAATCGTTACAATATGATCCCTACCATCCACGCTTGCAAAAACTTAGGGAACTATTCTTAGCATGA
- a CDS encoding family 10 glycosylhydrolase, which produces MSNRPLNHVRIRLLYRQLVTAIFTSSLLLPYLGIEPVQAQVTEFCQISSTAAQTKEKLRLSALKGNQDARKRYQGLIKQQAQELQKCRSRTWPNIQAVWLRLYPCDMKPGAIDQIMDRMVNRGYNEVYLEVFYDGRVLLPASANPTVWPSVIRTKGAEKVDLLATAIQKGRQRGLKVYGWLYTNNFGYNYALRRDREGAIARNGKGQTSLYVVDNGSQVFIDPYNEQAKRDYYRMVQEIVRRRPDGLLFDYVRYPRQAGSNSIATKVADLWLYTEATQAALFRRAQNKKGLELIRRFLSQGYVTPADINDVDQLYPQEGEPMWQGRIVPPQQKSLMTPTARQPILQMDLWLLAIAHSMQGIIDFVSLATHPAKQINIPTGVVFFPDGNQTVGQGYDSRLQPWDKFPNSLQWHPMSYATCGNVNCIVEQVQRVLSMAQPGTKIIPALAGNWGESVSNRPPLEVQMQALRPFASKLKGVSHFAYSWQYPEHDSDRKSCRN; this is translated from the coding sequence ATGTCTAACCGTCCCTTGAATCATGTAAGAATAAGATTACTTTACCGACAGCTAGTAACAGCAATTTTCACTAGCAGCCTTTTGCTTCCCTATTTGGGGATAGAACCAGTCCAGGCACAGGTAACAGAATTTTGCCAGATATCATCAACAGCAGCACAAACAAAAGAAAAGCTACGTTTATCGGCGCTCAAAGGCAATCAAGATGCGCGAAAACGCTATCAAGGACTAATCAAACAACAGGCTCAGGAATTACAAAAATGTCGTAGTCGCACATGGCCGAACATCCAAGCCGTATGGTTACGTTTATATCCTTGCGATATGAAACCAGGGGCTATAGACCAAATTATGGATCGGATGGTTAATCGTGGCTATAACGAAGTTTATCTAGAGGTATTCTACGATGGGCGAGTGTTGTTACCCGCATCTGCTAACCCGACAGTTTGGCCGTCTGTGATTCGCACAAAGGGCGCAGAAAAAGTTGATTTACTAGCTACAGCAATTCAAAAAGGACGACAACGGGGCTTAAAAGTCTACGGTTGGTTGTATACGAATAATTTTGGTTATAATTATGCACTGCGGCGAGATAGGGAAGGTGCGATCGCTCGCAATGGTAAAGGTCAAACTAGTTTATACGTTGTCGATAATGGGTCTCAAGTCTTCATTGACCCATACAACGAACAAGCCAAACGCGACTACTATCGCATGGTTCAAGAAATAGTCCGCCGTCGTCCAGATGGTTTGTTGTTTGACTATGTGCGTTACCCACGCCAAGCAGGTAGTAATTCTATTGCTACTAAAGTTGCAGATTTGTGGTTGTATACGGAGGCTACCCAAGCAGCTTTATTTCGTCGCGCCCAGAATAAGAAGGGGTTGGAGTTAATTCGTCGCTTTTTGAGCCAAGGTTATGTCACCCCAGCAGATATCAACGATGTTGATCAACTTTATCCTCAAGAGGGTGAACCTATGTGGCAAGGTCGCATTGTACCACCACAGCAGAAGTCATTAATGACACCCACAGCTAGACAACCAATTTTACAAATGGATTTGTGGCTATTGGCGATCGCTCATTCTATGCAGGGTATTATAGATTTTGTCTCTTTAGCTACCCACCCAGCCAAACAAATCAATATTCCTACTGGTGTTGTCTTTTTCCCTGATGGCAATCAAACAGTAGGACAAGGTTATGATTCTCGCTTGCAACCTTGGGATAAATTCCCTAATTCCTTACAATGGCATCCCATGTCTTATGCTACCTGCGGCAATGTCAATTGTATTGTGGAGCAAGTACAGCGAGTCTTAAGCATGGCTCAACCAGGGACAAAGATTATTCCGGCGTTAGCGGGGAACTGGGGAGAATCAGTCAGTAATCGTCCTCCCCTAGAAGTACAAATGCAGGCGCTACGACCATTTGCATCTAAACTCAAGGGTGTAAGCCATTTTGCTTATTCTTGGCAGTATCCAGAACATGATAGCGATCGCAAATCTTGCCGTAATTAA
- the psb27 gene encoding photosystem II protein Psb27 codes for MLMKRYWSRLLALVLVVAIGLVGCGSPDSLTGDYRQDTLAVVNTLRQALEITEDSPDKAALQAEARQKINDFSARYQRVNSVSGLNSFTTMRTALNSLAGHYSSYPNRPVPQKLKSRLEQEFKQVESALKRGA; via the coding sequence ATGCTTATGAAGCGCTATTGGTCACGTCTGCTTGCCCTTGTCCTAGTTGTAGCTATTGGTTTAGTAGGCTGCGGTAGTCCAGATAGTTTGACAGGTGATTATCGCCAAGATACTTTGGCTGTCGTCAATACGTTGAGACAAGCTCTAGAGATAACAGAAGATTCACCAGACAAAGCTGCACTCCAAGCAGAGGCTCGGCAAAAAATAAATGATTTTTCTGCTCGCTATCAAAGGGTTAACTCTGTTTCTGGTCTGAATTCCTTTACAACTATGCGAACAGCTCTCAATTCCCTAGCTGGACACTACAGTTCTTATCCGAATCGACCTGTACCACAAAAGCTTAAGAGTCGTTTAGAGCAAGAGTTCAAGCAGGTAGAGTCAGCACTAAAACGGGGTGCTTAA
- the polA gene encoding DNA polymerase I, protein MSENSPSVTTTTTRPTFILVDGHSLAFRSYFAFAKGRDGGLRTKTGIPTSVCFGFLKSLLEVMATQQPQAMAIAFDLGLPTFRHEADDTYKADRPGTPEDFVPDLKNLHELLEGFNLPIYTAPGYEADDVLGTLAQKATAEGYKVKILTGDRDLFQLVDPEKEITVLNFSPDALKRSTNSITEVSTEQVKERLGVLPTQVVDFKALCGDKSDNIPGVRGIGEKTAVQLLSTYGSLDGVYKALNEIKGATQKKLAEGKEDAAKSQFLAKIVVDVPLEVNLEDCKLVGFDESLLIPILEKLEFTRFLSQINDLQRRFGGTVVEVEKTEVAAIETTKFEDDDIAFYTAEETQAIQQNQPASPIQPRIINTEAKLIELVQILQQFTNPETPVAWDTETSGLEPRDAALVGIGCCWGTEADASAYIPLAHTKGENLSQDIVLTALRPILESADYPKTFQNAKFDRLVFLVQGINLTGVVFDPMLASYVLNPDTSHNLTDLTQRYLGLTIQNYVDLVPKGKTIADINISAVANYCCLQVYATFQLVAKLREELAKTPNLDKLLREVEQPLESVLATVEYTGVRIDSAYLHELSQQLEIDLAKLQEQATELAGEKFNLGSPKQLSYILFEKLGLSTKYSRKIQTGYSTDAATLEKLQEVDETGFVNAITEYRTLSKLKSTYVDALPALVRPDTQRVHTDFNQTATSTGRLSSSNPNLQNIPIRTAFSRQIRKAFLPKSGWLMAAADYSQIELRILAHLSQEPLLVQAYQQNEDIHTVTAKLVFEKDDINSDERRIAKTINFGVIYGMGSLKFSRSTGIDKNVANEFIKRFNERYAKIFAYLEGVKKQAISLGYVETILGRRRYFNFDSTSLLNLKGSNPEDIDLSKLKNLGAKDAGLLRSAANAPIQGSSADIIKIAMVQIHEVLKKYQARLLLQVHDELVFEVPPQEWAELQPQIKSVMENAVKLSVPLVVDVRAGENWMETK, encoded by the coding sequence ATGTCTGAAAACTCTCCTTCTGTAACTACAACTACTACACGCCCCACGTTCATCCTTGTAGATGGACACTCCCTGGCTTTCCGTTCATACTTTGCCTTTGCTAAAGGACGGGATGGTGGGCTGCGTACTAAGACAGGTATTCCTACCAGTGTTTGCTTTGGCTTTCTAAAGTCTTTACTGGAAGTTATGGCTACACAACAACCGCAAGCAATGGCGATCGCTTTTGATTTGGGTTTACCAACTTTCCGCCACGAAGCCGACGATACCTATAAAGCTGATCGCCCCGGAACGCCAGAGGATTTTGTCCCTGATTTAAAAAACCTCCATGAATTACTGGAAGGCTTCAACCTACCAATTTATACAGCCCCCGGTTATGAAGCTGATGATGTTTTAGGAACCTTGGCACAAAAAGCCACCGCCGAGGGGTATAAGGTAAAAATTTTGACAGGCGATCGCGATTTGTTTCAATTAGTAGATCCCGAAAAAGAAATCACTGTCTTAAACTTCAGTCCTGATGCGCTCAAACGTTCTACCAACAGCATTACGGAAGTTAGCACTGAACAAGTTAAAGAAAGATTAGGTGTCTTACCTACTCAGGTTGTTGATTTTAAAGCCCTCTGTGGCGATAAATCAGATAATATTCCCGGTGTGAGAGGTATCGGGGAAAAAACCGCAGTTCAGTTACTTAGTACCTATGGTTCCCTTGATGGAGTGTACAAAGCATTAAATGAAATTAAAGGCGCGACTCAGAAGAAACTAGCAGAAGGAAAAGAAGATGCGGCTAAGTCGCAATTTTTGGCAAAGATAGTTGTAGATGTACCCTTAGAAGTTAATTTAGAAGATTGTAAATTAGTAGGATTTGATGAAAGCCTGCTCATTCCTATTTTAGAAAAACTAGAATTTACTCGTTTCTTATCCCAAATCAACGACCTACAGCGACGCTTTGGTGGCACAGTTGTAGAAGTAGAAAAAACTGAAGTAGCGGCGATAGAAACCACCAAATTTGAAGATGATGATATTGCTTTTTACACTGCTGAAGAAACACAAGCAATTCAACAAAATCAACCAGCTTCACCAATTCAACCACGGATTATTAATACTGAAGCCAAACTCATAGAGTTGGTGCAGATATTACAACAATTCACCAACCCAGAAACTCCCGTTGCTTGGGACACGGAAACTAGCGGCTTAGAACCACGGGACGCGGCTTTGGTAGGGATTGGCTGCTGCTGGGGAACTGAAGCCGATGCTAGTGCTTATATTCCCCTGGCTCACACAAAAGGGGAAAATTTAAGTCAGGATATTGTCCTTACGGCGCTGCGTCCGATTTTAGAAAGTGCTGATTATCCGAAGACTTTTCAAAATGCTAAATTTGACCGTTTAGTTTTTCTAGTTCAAGGAATTAATTTAACTGGCGTTGTATTTGATCCGATGTTGGCTAGTTATGTTTTAAATCCAGATACTAGCCATAATTTAACTGACCTAACTCAGCGTTATTTGGGGTTAACAATTCAAAATTATGTAGATTTAGTTCCTAAAGGTAAAACTATCGCGGATATAAATATCTCTGCTGTAGCTAATTATTGCTGTTTACAAGTTTATGCCACATTCCAACTTGTAGCTAAATTGCGGGAAGAACTAGCCAAAACTCCTAATTTGGATAAATTGCTTAGGGAAGTAGAACAGCCGCTAGAATCCGTTTTAGCAACAGTAGAATATACTGGTGTCCGGATTGATTCAGCTTATCTACATGAATTATCCCAACAATTAGAAATAGATTTAGCTAAATTACAGGAACAAGCAACTGAACTAGCTGGGGAAAAATTTAATTTAGGTTCTCCCAAACAATTGAGTTATATATTGTTTGAAAAATTGGGATTAAGTACTAAATATTCACGGAAGATTCAGACTGGTTACTCTACAGATGCAGCAACTTTAGAGAAACTCCAAGAAGTTGATGAAACAGGCTTTGTTAATGCCATTACTGAGTATCGTACTTTATCGAAATTAAAATCTACTTATGTAGATGCTTTGCCAGCATTGGTACGTCCAGACACTCAACGAGTACATACAGATTTTAATCAAACAGCAACGTCAACTGGTAGGCTATCTTCATCTAATCCTAATTTACAAAACATCCCCATTCGTACGGCTTTTAGTCGGCAAATTCGCAAGGCATTTTTACCAAAATCAGGTTGGTTAATGGCGGCGGCTGATTACTCACAAATTGAGTTACGAATTTTGGCTCATTTGAGTCAAGAACCGTTATTAGTGCAAGCCTATCAGCAGAATGAAGATATTCATACAGTCACCGCCAAATTAGTTTTTGAAAAAGATGATATCAATTCAGATGAGCGCAGAATAGCCAAAACTATTAACTTTGGTGTGATTTATGGTATGGGTTCTTTAAAATTTTCTCGTTCAACGGGAATAGATAAAAATGTAGCGAACGAATTTATTAAAAGATTTAACGAACGCTACGCCAAAATCTTTGCTTATTTGGAAGGAGTGAAAAAACAAGCGATATCTCTTGGTTATGTTGAGACGATACTCGGTCGGCGGCGGTATTTTAATTTTGATAGCACAAGTTTGCTTAACTTAAAAGGTAGCAACCCAGAAGATATTGATTTAAGCAAATTGAAAAATTTAGGTGCTAAAGATGCTGGTTTATTGCGGTCTGCTGCTAATGCCCCTATTCAAGGTTCTAGTGCTGATATTATCAAAATCGCAATGGTGCAGATTCATGAAGTTCTCAAGAAATATCAAGCGCGGTTACTGTTACAAGTCCACGATGAATTAGTCTTTGAAGTTCCTCCCCAAGAATGGGCAGAATTACAACCACAAATTAAATCAGTGATGGAAAATGCAGTTAAGTTAAGTGTGCCGTTAGTGGTTGATGTACGTGCAGGGGAAAACTGGATGGAAACGAAGTGA
- the ftsH3 gene encoding ATP-dependent zinc metalloprotease FtsH3 yields the protein MNKRWRNAGLYALLFIVVIALGTAFFEKQPQSRESWRYSQFIQEVEKGRVERVSLSADRSTALVTPKYDPSKKLVTLVNDPELINTLTARGVDITVLPQTDEGFWFKALSSLFFPVLLLVGLFFLLRRAQSGPGSQAMNFGKSKARVQMEPQTQVTFGDVAGIDQAKLELNEVVDFLKNADRFTAVGAKIPKGVLLVGPPGTGKTLLARAVAGEAGVPFFSISGSEFVEMFVGVGASRVRDLFEQAKSNAPCIVFIDEIDAVGRQRGAGLGGGNDEREQTLNQLLTEMDGFEGNTGIIIIAATNRPDVLDAALLRPGRFDRQVVVDRPDYGGRSEILKVHARGKTLAKDVDLDKIARRTPGFTGADLSNLLNEAAILAARRNLTEISMDEINDAIDRVLAGPEKKDRVMSEKRKVLVAYHEAGHALVGALMPDYDPVQKISIIPRGRAGGLTWFTPSEDRMDTGLYSRAYLENQMAVALGGRIAEEIIFGDEEVTTGASNDLQQVARVARQMITRFGMSDKLGPVALGRQQGNMFLGRDIMSERDFSEETAAAIDEEVHKLVETAYTRAKDVLVNNRHILDQIAQMLVDKETVDADELQEILANNDVKTAAFA from the coding sequence GTGAATAAAAGATGGAGAAATGCGGGGCTGTACGCGCTGCTATTTATTGTTGTAATTGCGCTTGGCACAGCTTTTTTTGAAAAACAACCCCAAAGTCGGGAATCATGGCGCTATAGCCAGTTTATTCAAGAAGTTGAAAAAGGCAGAGTAGAAAGAGTTAGTTTGAGTGCAGACCGTTCCACGGCACTAGTCACACCCAAATATGACCCTAGTAAAAAACTTGTTACTTTAGTCAACGATCCAGAATTAATTAATACTCTGACTGCAAGAGGCGTTGATATTACTGTTTTGCCACAAACCGATGAAGGATTTTGGTTTAAAGCATTAAGCAGCTTATTTTTCCCTGTATTACTTCTGGTGGGCTTATTCTTCTTACTCCGTCGCGCCCAAAGTGGCCCTGGTAGCCAAGCCATGAACTTTGGCAAATCCAAAGCCAGAGTGCAAATGGAGCCACAAACCCAAGTTACCTTTGGTGATGTTGCGGGGATTGACCAAGCAAAATTAGAACTAAACGAAGTCGTAGACTTTCTTAAAAACGCCGATCGCTTTACTGCTGTCGGTGCGAAAATTCCTAAAGGTGTTTTGTTAGTAGGGCCTCCAGGTACAGGTAAAACCCTCCTAGCTCGTGCAGTAGCCGGGGAAGCAGGCGTACCTTTCTTCTCCATCTCTGGTTCTGAGTTTGTAGAAATGTTCGTTGGTGTGGGTGCGTCCCGCGTCCGCGATTTATTTGAACAAGCTAAGTCCAACGCTCCTTGTATCGTCTTCATCGATGAAATCGACGCTGTCGGTCGTCAACGGGGTGCTGGTTTAGGTGGTGGTAACGATGAACGGGAACAAACCCTTAACCAGTTACTCACCGAAATGGATGGTTTTGAAGGTAACACTGGCATCATCATTATCGCTGCTACCAACCGTCCCGACGTACTCGATGCCGCCTTGTTGCGTCCTGGTCGCTTTGACCGTCAAGTTGTTGTTGACCGTCCCGACTACGGCGGACGTAGCGAAATTCTCAAAGTTCACGCCCGTGGTAAAACCTTGGCTAAGGATGTGGACTTGGATAAAATCGCTCGTCGTACCCCCGGATTTACCGGTGCAGATTTATCCAACCTGCTAAACGAAGCCGCAATCTTAGCAGCACGGCGCAACCTGACCGAAATTTCGATGGACGAAATCAACGACGCGATTGACCGCGTGTTGGCTGGGCCAGAAAAGAAAGACCGCGTAATGAGCGAAAAACGCAAAGTCCTGGTAGCTTATCACGAAGCTGGTCACGCTTTAGTTGGTGCATTGATGCCCGACTATGACCCAGTACAAAAAATCAGCATTATTCCTCGCGGACGTGCCGGTGGTTTGACTTGGTTCACCCCCAGCGAAGACCGCATGGATACAGGTTTATACAGCCGCGCTTATCTGGAAAACCAGATGGCTGTAGCTTTGGGTGGTCGGATTGCTGAAGAAATTATCTTTGGTGATGAAGAAGTTACTACAGGTGCTTCCAACGACTTACAACAAGTAGCCCGTGTAGCCCGTCAGATGATTACCCGATTTGGCATGAGCGATAAACTCGGCCCTGTCGCCCTCGGTCGTCAGCAAGGCAATATGTTCCTCGGTCGTGACATCATGTCAGAGCGTGACTTCTCGGAAGAGACTGCTGCTGCTATTGATGAAGAAGTTCACAAACTAGTAGAAACAGCATATACCCGTGCTAAAGATGTGTTGGTAAATAACCGCCACATCCTCGACCAAATCGCGCAAATGCTGGTTGATAAAGAAACAGTAGATGCCGATGAGTTACAAGAAATTTTGGCAAATAACGATGTAAAAACAGCCGCGTTTGCCTAA
- the uvsE gene encoding UV DNA damage repair endonuclease UvsE yields the protein MTATQLNNLPQTAQLRKNAQPELGLVCITFDKKVRFRTMTRTRYLQLSLAQRESSLREIYLHNLQCLHDALTFCQENDLRLYRISSALFPLSDMEDQIGANILEEISTDLGKIGERSQALNIRMVLHPDQYVVLSSDSPEIVQTSIKILERHARTFDLLGLPRSPWSLMNIHGGKSQRSEQLIKVIANLPENIKNRLTLENDEYAYSAEEIFNVCQKAQIPMVFDAHHHICHENLDSYDHPSVAAMLSAARETWTNPEWQLVHISNGEQAFNDRKHSNLITNMPNIYRQAPWIEVEAKHKEVAINHLRSWWLMGQ from the coding sequence ATGACTGCAACCCAGTTAAACAACCTGCCTCAGACGGCGCAGCTACGAAAAAACGCTCAACCAGAGTTAGGACTGGTTTGCATTACATTTGATAAAAAAGTGCGATTTCGGACAATGACGCGCACACGTTATTTACAACTTTCTCTTGCTCAACGTGAAAGCAGCTTAAGAGAAATATATCTGCATAACTTACAGTGCTTACATGATGCCCTCACATTTTGTCAGGAAAATGATCTTCGCCTATATCGCATTTCCTCGGCTTTATTTCCCCTCAGCGATATGGAAGACCAAATTGGGGCAAATATATTAGAAGAAATCAGCACTGATTTAGGGAAAATTGGTGAGCGATCGCAAGCTCTTAATATCAGAATGGTACTACATCCAGATCAATATGTAGTCCTCAGTTCCGACTCTCCCGAAATCGTCCAAACTAGTATCAAAATCTTAGAACGACACGCCCGGACTTTCGACTTATTAGGCTTACCTCGTTCTCCTTGGTCATTAATGAACATTCATGGCGGTAAATCTCAACGTAGTGAACAACTGATCAAAGTCATCGCCAACCTGCCAGAAAACATCAAAAACCGATTGACCTTAGAAAACGACGAATACGCTTACAGCGCTGAAGAAATCTTCAACGTGTGCCAAAAAGCTCAAATACCAATGGTCTTTGATGCCCATCATCATATTTGCCACGAAAACCTAGATAGCTACGACCATCCCAGCGTCGCCGCCATGTTGTCCGCCGCCAGAGAAACCTGGACAAACCCAGAATGGCAACTAGTCCATATTTCCAACGGCGAACAAGCTTTCAATGATCGCAAACACAGCAATCTCATCACCAATATGCCCAACATCTATAGACAAGCCCCGTGGATAGAAGTCGAAGCCAAACACAAAGAAGTAGCGATCAACCATTTGCGCTCATGGTGGCTTATGGGACAATAG